A single window of Hyla sarda isolate aHylSar1 chromosome 2, aHylSar1.hap1, whole genome shotgun sequence DNA harbors:
- the LOC130357357 gene encoding DNA damage-regulated autophagy modulator protein 1-like, producing MEIQGLGFLPILWVTWNLLGLSTLVTLTIALGHSRQPFISDTAVGYPEWIIYKVVFFGAPIIGVAVTYLQHRFMFLRSEPSAKHFRIYQKILFTLGCIMCIGTALNAVFTMGNNPTIHRISSGMAFICGAIYNVCQAGFLYKRSYSSRIVCHIRLASTLVTSVVLLLFSVGQVSFYTDLCTGHCEEIMYVPVMVAEYLGFCGVTLYHVTHYTDLQHLSVKISRNDINVSLRTKIPDPEQNHPVE from the coding sequence ATGGAGATCCAGGGATTAGGGTTCTTGCCTATCCTTTGGGTCACATGGAACCTTTTGGGCCTCAGCACTCTTGTCACCTTGACCATCGCCCTAGGACATAGCAGACAGCCGTTTATCAGTGACACGGCTGTAGGATATCCTGAGTGGATAATATATAAGGTTGTGTTCTTTGGTGCACCCATCATAGGAGTTGCCGTCACCTACCTGCAGCACCGATTTATGTTCCTGCGCTCTGAACCATCTGCGAAGCATTTTAGGATTTACCAGAAGATCTTGTTTACCTTAGGATGCATCATGTGCATAGGAACAGCCCTGAATGCCGTATTTACTATGGGGAACAATCCTACAATACACAGGATCAGCTCAGGTATGGCATTTATTTGTGGagccatatataatgtgtgccaAGCTGGATTCCTATACAAAAGGTCATACAGCAGCCGGATTGTTTGCCATATAAGGCTGGCCTCCACCTTAGTGACTTCTGTGGTGCTGCTGCTCTTCAGTGTCGGTCAGGTCTCCTTCTATACGGATCTGTGCACCGGACACTGCGAGGAGATTATGTATGTCCCCGTCATGGTGGCTGAATACCTGGGATTCTGCGGCGTCACCTTATACCATGTGACCCACTATACAGATTTACAGCATTTGTCAGTAAAGATTTCCAGAAATGACATTAACGTCAGCCTGAGGACCAAGATACCGGACCCGGAACAGAACCATCCTGTAGAATAG